The stretch of DNA ATTCCTGCTCGGCATGCTGGTGTGCGAAGTCGCGTGGGCTGACCCCACCACGGACGAGTACGCCAAACTGCCGGTCTGCACGCTGAACGCCGATGGCACCAAGCTGGCCGTCGAGCCGTGCCGCACCGCGCCGGCCCAGAAACCGATGCCGCGCCGTCCCGTCCCGCAAACCATCGACCGCATGCCGCAGGCCCAGCGCGTGCAGTCGTTGCCGATGCCGGCTGTGTCGCCGTCGCCTTCGCTGCCGAGCTTGACAGCACCTTCGCGCGCCGCCGTGCCCACCACCAGTTGCGACGCTGCGGGCTGTTTCGGTGCGAATGGCGTGCGTTATAACAACGTCGGCAAGGGCGTCATGGGGCCGTCGGGCAAGGCGTGCACCCGCGCCGGCGGCGCTATCCAGTGCTAGTGAAATTATGCCTAAAAGCAATTTAAATTGTTTTTGAGATATTTTGATTTTTTTTGCTTGCATTCTGATAGAATGACTGCAATGCAATTGAAATTGATGCGCTTCAACTAGAGCGCTTCCCTTTGATTCGATCCGCCACGGCCTGATCGGATTATCGTCGGCCCAGAAATCGCCGGCAGTCATCAACACTACCTGTCATTTATCGGAGCTTGCGTCTATGCGCATCAAATCTATTCTGTTGTCCCTGTCCGCTGTCGCTGCGCTGAGCGCGAGCTTCGCCCATGCGTCGACCAACCTGGTCACCAACGGTGATTTCAGCCAGACCACCAACGGCAATAACAACCAGGTCGGCTACAAAGCGGGCGTGACTGGCGAAACCATGCTAACCGGCTGGACCAGCTACAACGGCAACAACGGCGGCTATAACTTCGTGTTGAACAACACCCAGGCGACCACCGACCAATCGGTCAAGTGGCTGAAGAGCAGTTTCACGCCGCTGACCAACGGTGGCAATTTCTTCGCCTCTGATCCGGTCTACCACCCAGGCGTCCTGTCGCAGACTATCAGCGGCCTGACCAGCGGTGACCTGTACACGCTGACCTTCGATTATGCGCTGGCCCAGCAAGTTGGTTTTACTGGAGCCAACACCAGCTACTGGAACGTGCTGTTCGGC from Duganella dendranthematis encodes:
- a CDS encoding FxDxF family PEP-CTERM protein, with the translated sequence MRIKSILLSLSAVAALSASFAHASTNLVTNGDFSQTTNGNNNQVGYKAGVTGETMLTGWTSYNGNNGGYNFVLNNTQATTDQSVKWLKSSFTPLTNGGNFFASDPVYHPGVLSQTISGLTSGDLYTLTFDYALAQQVGFTGANTSYWNVLFGDAVTVKQLETNTVSAGTASQSTQSLNIANGGFSGWQSASMTFTAKSASQVLSFFAEGTAPGAPPFLLLDNVSLVAAVPEPSTWGMLLGGLGLMGFMARRRAANRA